ctaagatcaaagaacttagtcttatctctcgtcatgtgtcttgaacatctactatttaaaaaccacttatttttgtttgtggatgacttcatgcatacctataaaaacaattaaaatgatttttcttggtacccaagttctttgggtcctttatttattagtattaaaataaacaagatttttaagtaCTCATATGATCCTAATAGTCAttatatgatttcttctaataggataagtatgataattatgaccatttctattacagaaattgcaaatagcatgtgacatatatgaaaaacttgaatgattataataatatctttttttgacaaaattatttttatgaaaagaattttgaatattggtctttgatgtagaaggattatcaaaaaaatttttataagatttgtatttttgttttggcatatatcccaaacccgccttgtcaaaaatacatctttgactatcaagaagtttttcaaaatttctttttccattcgtaaagttttcaacaatattttctaaatcggtttttttcttattcaactcaagatcttcatctttcaaaatgatactttcttttcttaaaatatcaatttcgtttgttaaagaagaatttttctttttcaaagcagtatacttgatacccaatttttcaaattcctcatatacctcttctaaaacattttgcaatttttcatatgaaagattttcaatattatcaagatttttaCCTTAATGTCaactttagccataagacaaagatttgctaatTCTCCATTGTTTGCTTCattatctgagctacttgaatcatcatcccatgtatctttcattactttcttgcccttgttttgatctttctgTAGCAGATGACAActtggcttgatatgaccagacttattatatttataacaaattaaagtatcatttttacctgaatttttcttggaaaactttttgaaagatttcctcggaagagttttatttttctttaagaatctctgaattcttcttgtatcattgcaacttcttcatttttgttttcattttcctcaacttcatcactttcactttcatgaggaacagctttaagtgtcaagctcttctttgactttccttctttttttcctcttttcaatgtgtactcatgggtgataagtgacccatTGAGTTCATTCATTTCGAGTTTCTTGAGATCTCTAATTTCAAGAATCgctatcacttttgattcccagcgttttggtatagagttgagaatttttcttactatttccaccttggaataaactttgccaagaactgtcaaactgtttatgatgttagtaaaacgagtgtgcatactagaaatagattcatcattattcattttaaacatttcatattcatgagtaagaatataaatttttgattccttgacttgcgaagttccttcgtaagtaacttccaagttatcccaaatttcttttgccgtagtacaagtcattattctattaaactcatttccattgagagcattaaataataaattcatagcagttaaatttaaagtataaagtctatcgtcttcacgatcatactcttcttcttcatttttgacctttactccatcaaccatttttgttggaatataaggtccatttacaatacatttccaaatTTCTCAACCTTGAAcatgaaggaatattctcattctaactttccagaatgagtaattatctccacaaaagagtggaggtcgactgctagattgaccttcaccaaatgaagctgcaatgttagccataagatcttaactcaaaagatagttaatcttataatatagttcttagctctgataccaattattgcttagatgactaacacaagaggggggtgaattgagttgtattaaaaaaaataacaattataaatcaaatatacaatataaaatataaacaaaatacgaaataacaataaatataaagtgtaaggataagagagaagcaaactcagtatgttaacgaggttcagcctCAATGCCTACGTTATCGCCTCaagttaccccttgaggatttccaaattcactattcaacctccttcaggtagagatagaaacctattacacctttgaacaacaccgttccaaaggatccatgtagaacacactctacacttacaatcaccttacatgtggtgattcaactattccctgtataGAACAATTTCTACAcacataagggttatacacacctttttactgatacaagagttaaTAGTGtgtaggttattagaaaacactcctcaatgagtggaataagaacaatacagcgcaaactatatctctcaaaatgaacaagaattaagacttaatgcttagagaagagagaatgaatgttttgaatgaatgttgtatgctcttggtgttgtaaatgtaaaactctcaaatgatctatttataggcatataagacttcatattcaaatttaaaaagattcatatgtcaaaggaaatatcattcactttttcaaaaaattcaaataaaaggttcttcgttttcaattgtcaaagacaatttcattcatttttcaaatactttaaacctaattttttacttttgacatgtgacaaaatgagcacactctacttttcaaaaaattcaaacctaatttttactttttgcatatgacaaaaggagcacattttacttttcaaaattttcaaacaaaaacatctgcTTTTTGtgtaagtcaaaaaaagtatcaatcacttttgaaaatattcaaataaaatatgcacatgtgaaagatgacaatcaatcatctttaatattttcaaagttcaaccatttaatcaatgtatgcacatgtgaaagatgaaaatcaatcatctttgaaaattttcaaatttaatttttaaaatattcatacacatgtggaaaatgtattttaatgctttatgataaaatattaattttgaaccttaatcttaatttcaaatttttaagagatttacatcattactctatcactttaatgtgaatttgttcccttcttgcttatacttgtttccttaatgtgcttgactccattgtgtagacaacttgagtttgagattcttttattctttcaattcatttgttatcatcaaaatccatgtgtagatatataattacacaaaacttgaaactttggatTCAACAGAGGTCTACCAAGTCAACCCCCCATTGAGCGAAGGACCAGGGCAAGGAGATCGAGGTTAGCTTTTTCGGTGAGCAATGGAGCACCCTAGAGTATTCCTGGCATTTCCTACACCTCTGCACATATTCCTCGGCATCCTTCATGGTGCACAACCAATAGTATCCTACCTGCATCGCTTTGCCCTTTAGCACCCTGCCTCCAGAGTGGTCGCTGCAGATTCCCTCATGTATTTATGCTAGCACATGTTGGACTTGCTCATTTGAAATGCACCTCAAGAGAGGGATGTTGTATCCTCTTCGGTTCAATATGCCATCAACTATGGTGTACCTTGCCGCTTGGTACCTAACCTTTCTAGCCCTTTGTCTGTCACTAGGTACTTCATCGGTGTCCAGATACTTGAGGATGTTCGTAGCCCATTCTGGTGCTCCTGGCTTGATCTCCAACATCTCAGTCCCAACGGCCGACACTTTAGTTGTCCTAAGGATGACCAATTATGGAATCGGGGTGGTTTCTTGCCCTGACCCTATTTTTGCCAACCTGTTCACCTTGTGATTCTCAGCCTTTAGGATTTGCTGTATCTGAAAATACTTGAAGTGAGTGCGCTCGGCCTTTATCAGTGTTAGATACTTCTTCAGCTTCTAGCTTTTCATCATAAACTCTCCCCGCACCTAGCTGACCACCACTTGGGAGTCGGCTCGAACCTCCACCTCTTCAACGCCCAAAGACTCGACGATCATCACGCCAAAGAAAAGCACCTCATACTTTGCCTCGTTGTTTGTAGTTTTGAATGCCAACTTAATAATATGCACTCCCACTCCCCCTCTAACATAACAGGACAACCTATTGACAAAGACTTGCCAGGGCTTCATGGGTTGTGCATGTTCAATTTCCCAGGGGAAGCCTATGAACTCTATAATGAAATCCACCAATACATGTCCCTTTATGGAGGTGTGCGATGCATACTTGATGTCAAATTCGCTTAGTTGGTGAGGCGGCCAAGGGCGTCCGGCCTCTGTAGGACCTTTTTCAGGAGGGGTCTCAATGAGGACGTTAACTGGGTGGGCTTAGAAATAGGGTCGGAGCTTCCGAATGGTTACCACGAAAGTGAAGACAAGTTACTCAATGCTCAGGTATTTGGCATTGGCCCCCCTATAAGCCCAACTGACATAGTATACCGGCCTCTAGACCCTGCCATAGTCTCATACTAGGGCCAAAGAGGCCGCTTGTCGAGAGACAGATAAGTATAAGATTAAACCTTCCCCGCACTTGGGTTGGCTGAGCAATGGGGGGCTGGTTAGGTATTTTTTAGGGCTGTGAATGCCTCGTCACACTCCTCATTCCAGTTCTAGGCCTTCCGCAAAAGCTTGAAGAAAGGAAGGCACTTGTCGGTTGACTTTGATACAAAGCGGTTGAGGGCCCCCACTTGGCCCGCAAGCTTCTAGACATTGTTAATGCTTCTCAGATGAGGCTTATTGAGGATGGCCCCCACCTTCTCTGAGTTGGCTTCGATTCCCCATTCTGACACCATGAAGCCTAGGAACTTCCCAAAGCCCAGATCGAATATGCATTTTGCCGGGTTTAGCTTCATCTTGTACTACCTCAACACTGCAAAGATCTCTCGGGTGTTGTGTGGGATTTTTGCTCTTGACCAACAAGTTGTCTACGTAGACCTCCATATTTATCCCAATTTGGTCCTTGAACATATGATTGACCAACAGCTGGTAGGTGGCCCCTGCATTCTTCATGCCAAACAACATGGCTGAGAAACAATATAACCCCTGGTTTGTAATGAATGATGTCTTTTCCTCATCATCCAAGTTCATGTAGATATGATTGTACCCAGAGTAAGTGTCCATAAAGCTCAGCATTCGGTGGCCTACTATTGAGTCTAAGATGAGGTCAATGTGCCTGCTGTTGAGTCTACGATGAGGTCGATGTGAGGAAGTAGAAAGATGTCCTTCAAGCAGGTCTTGTTCAGATCGGTGAAGTCCATGCAGATTCTCCACTGGCCGTTCGATTTCTTTACAAGCACCACATTGGACAACCAGTCTGAGTAGTGCGCTTCCCGTATGAAACCTGCAGCGAGTAGTTAGCCGACTTCTGAGGCAATGGCGGTATTCTTTTCTGCGCTAAAGCTCCTACGCCTCTGTCTTACTCCTTTGGCTCGAGGGTCCACACTCAGGTGATGCTGCATGATCACTGGGTCAATTCCTGGCACGTCTTCTTGACTCCAGGCAAAAATGTCGCGATGTTCCACAAGGAGCTGTTGTAGGATAGCCCTCATTTCGACAATCATTCCAGTGCCGATCTTGGCTGTGGTTTCTGGTCGGTTTGGGTCCAATAGGACTAATTTTAGTGGCTCATTTGACTCTACCTTCGTGAGTGTGTACTCATCCCGTACTTCGCCCTCTGCTAGGGCGTACTCGAGTGCAGGTAGGAGGACAGTTTATGCCCCCTCCCTTGTTTGCACAGTGCTAGTCCCCTCCTCCCCTAGCATCTTGCAGTTTGTCAATAACACCATCACGTGTCTCCTTCTTTATTCCTTCTGGTTACGTTATTTTCATGGTCTATGTTTCCACTCTTATCTGTGCCATTGCCTTGCCATGCTCCCGAGCTATCTAAGAATAGGTTCTCGCAAGCAAATGAAGGACACGTAAAAATTCTTTAAGATCCTACAGACGGCACCATTGTTGACATCATGTTTCATATGCTTTTGAGCTGAGCCCTCAACAACTCGAGTTTTCAATTTTGGGCCTATAAACACAGAGAACACACCAAGTGGAGGCAACCATGTGGTGGTCGGGGTAGCCTACGATGCTAAAGTTATTAAAAATGCAGCATGGGAAATGTGTAGAAGGGTAGTAGGAGTAAAGAAAGTTTAGAGAGTCTAATCCTTGTTCTGAAGCCTAGGAGTCATTTTTATACCTGGATCTTGGGACTAGAGCCTATGCCCCTGTCGCCCAAGGGAGGTATGCTCCCAGTATCTTCTTCACTCAAATGTGATGTGGTCCTCTTGTAGGAgcatttaatgcggcatggcCTCTATCCTATCTATCCGTCGCAGGGGTGATGCGTCGAATCGCACCCTCTCTCTTTGCTCATTGTTAGAGGGTTCTCAGTCCCCTACCCGTACAGGCCACTAGCTGATTTTACTCCTCTGGGGTCAGGTGACATGGTGGGAACCCAAGTGCCCCTTGCTCCTTTTTCCTTGGATCGAGGCATACCTGGCCAGCCTAAGCCTCACACACTTAAGCCTATGTTTCTGGGCCGAAGACCCTTAGGGGAAAAAAACCCCCTAATAGAACTAACCGACAAAACTCAATGTCGCAttgacatgcattttattttctttagcaaCCCAACAACTACTTCTGTTTGGGGCATCATCCACTCTACACCAAAAAGATGGAAGACTAAGCCCCCATATTCTTCTAGCTACATTACTGTGCAGCAAAAGGTGATCAATTGTCTCCCTATTCTTCTTGCACATGTAGCTCCAATTCATCACTAGGCTTATTCACAAATTGTCAGTTAGAATCTTCCTTAAGGTAGTTGTCCACACCAAGAACACCACCTACAAAGGAGCTTTCTTCCACCAAATGCCAAAGGAAAAGGAGTACCCCACAatttcaaagatttttttttttttttgaagagtaaGAATAGGGCtagtttggttacacaaaaccaaactatctcatctcattcaatcattacaactttctcaatttttcatacaaaatataataaaaaatttaattttttcgaatctcaaaacaaaagtaatattaaaaaattatattataacaacattttattcaattttcaacaaaacatctcatctaatcttatcTGAACTATGTAAccaaattattttaaagaaaatttcaGACCTTGAACTTCCTCTTTTTAGATGAAACCCACAAGATCTTGACTCATCACCTCCTCCCATCCATATATGGTACAAATGGTTAAGGGCTGGTTTGGATGTCCAAAGCATCTCATCTGTATCTCATCTGGGTTGTACGGTCCCAGAGTTTTGCCTATCTAAACGTTATCTTTCATTTCTAAGTTTTGAAAACATCCACTTAAATAAATAGTGTGAAACAATGCAAAACTGACGTGAACAATACATGAACAGTGCAAAATCTCTAGGATTCAGATACTCTCAAAACTGTGGGATGCAAACTTTTTTCAATtcctaaaaagtaaaaactatttcatctcatctcactatctaaatattttttttttacaaactattttatctcatcttaatttataaattttatttctatttaaagTATCTCATCTGATTTGAACTGGTTAACCAAATGATGCCTAAATAGCAAAGAAAGCGACTccacttcccaatcttgtgctgaTTGAATGAAAGCGATGTTTCATTGTCTAATGTTGTTGGATAGTAGACCAGAATCAATCGTGGAGGCCTCTTTCCCCCAACAagttttggacaacaaaaaaaaaaaaacaaactaccTTCGAGGGCTGATCATAACCAAACATCATGCTAGAATTTGATTTTAGCCCTATCACCACCTTGGATATGATACAGTTCGAGAAAATATCTCACCCttttcttatgtttttccaCACTCCAACTCCATAAGATTTGCCTTTATCGTCAGAGCACCACCCTCCCTGCATATTGTCCTACTTGACTTCGACCACTGAATGGTGTGAGGGCTCCGCCTTCTGTTGCAAAGAACCATAGCCATTTTCCTAGCATGGTGCAGTTGAATCAAGTTTAACTCAACCCTTGCGAGGAAACTGGAGTACAGATCTTTGGCCAGCTAACTAGATAAAGCTTAAACTCATATCTGATTCAGTCCACAAGAGATCCCACAGAATCTTGTGTACCTTCTAATATGATTgtatattttccttttcattatttctttcaggCAAGAGAAGGCATCTATAGTTTCTTTGTGATAGTTCTTGACATATAACGTTTTCTAACACCACCAGctctcaccccccccccccccctcttcttaTTTTTGGCTAGGCATTATACTATATTGCTTCACTTGAGTCCATCTTAATTCAGGGTAGAAATCATATTTGCTATGGGATTCCCTCATGGTCCTATGACCATAGGCCTGGGGAATTCCTGGAATATAATACGATGTACTTAGCATGTTCTTTGGAATTTGAGACTGCAGGCTGGTAGTTCTCTATAGGATTATGAAGGTATTAATTACCTTCCTTATGTTGTCCATTATCATTTATACAGAGATGCTACAAAAGCAGAATTTCGATTCATGAGATTGTCTTATCCGAAAAAAGAGAATACTTTTATCAATTTTCTCTAGTGCACTTAAAAGTTATATTCATATTCATATTGTTCTTCCAATTGATAGCACTgtgacatttaaataatatatatcgtAGCTGCGATTATGTGGGTACAAGTTTTAGGTGAATAAAGCTTATGTAGATTAATTATTAACTCAGGTCCGTTCTAGCCCCAGTGCTGCTATTTCTCAATTATCTGTTGTCAACTATCTTTGTACTACATACCATTATGCAACTGGGAattttgtttcttatcattctttAAAGTTTATCAAGTGTGAAATTGAATTTTCCTTGATTTAATGATTTCTTAGGCTGCATTCTACAGTCTACTTTGTATTTTATATGGATCACTTGCTCAACTAGAACTAATGCTGTAACAattgtttcctttttatatCCTTGTGCTTTCCCCCCATGTTTTCTACGAATAGCCTGGAACTAAGGCTCCTAGGCAACCACGGCATGACCTGCACAGCAGAGTTGAAGGGCCTGCTGCATACGATGTTCTTATAAACTTTGAGCAGCGTTGGAGGAAAGCAACGAGATGGAAAGAGTTTGTACTACTAAAAAAGGTTGCCACCCATTGGCATGATGACTCCTTAATAAAAATTGAACGCATCTCTTGGATACAAAGTCCTGATGTATCTGCTTTAAAGAATGGTACTACATCTGTTCCGGAAGATGATCCGTGCTTGTGGCTTTCTAGTGAAGATGATCCTGAATGCTGGCATGCTCAGGTTTGATTTGTTAGTTTCTTTCGGGTAAAAATTTCCTCTTTTTTGGCCTTTTTGGGGGGAGGGGAGCAGCTAGGGTAGAAGGatgaaaaattcctttttcGATCCAATTATTCCATTCAATATCAGTGCATTTATTTTGACTTTGCAGATTCTTCGGTCCATTGATTCAGGATCAGTGAAAGGATTTCCAAAAACCAATGATGTTGTCAAGGCACGAGATGGTGTatgatcttcatcttcttgttttttcccctttcattccctttcttatttatattttcctACATTGTTCACTTTATTTCGAAAATACAATTTGTATTGGTAAGATTTTCATCACCTCTTTGTTGGAACTGAGACCCATACTTCCATTATATTGGTTGTACGTTATTCTATACTTCCCTAATTTCAAATTAACCTTTTTCTACTGCAGAACCTTATTTGCTCCAAAAATTTGGTTATTGATAAAAGCATTCAAACAGGATACATCCAGGCGATCAGATCTGCTAAACATTTCATATACATTGAAAATCAGTATTTTCTTGGATCATCGTATGCATGGCCATCATATAAAAATGCAGGTCATGATTATAAACTTCTGTTACTTCTTGGTGTTTTACTTAGTTGTCTATACAATCTTGTTTCCATCCTTGGACCAAAATTCCCTTTTAGCGGAGTATTTACTATAAGACTAATGTTCTTGAGATATCAGAATCGAAGCACTTTATGTTGAGAAGTAGTCTCtatatttatgttttctatttgcTTTCCTAGCGGACTAGTTTACACGTTATCTAACTATATTAAATGCTGCCACATGCTAATTCATCCACAAAAATTGATTAAGATTGTCAAGGACCGGCTCGCTTGTTCTCTCAATTCTTCTTTAACATTATTTGTGGCCTTTGCATTCTTGGATTctaatttcctatatatatatatatatatatttggataaaAATCATGTCCTGAACACCATATCTTAGTTGTTGAATAgaatattttctcaaatttttgacTTTCATTGTGTGAGCAGGAGCTGATAATCTAATCCCAATGGAGTTGGCATTAAAGATTGCAAGTAAAATTAGAGCAAATGAGAGATTTGCAGTGTATATTGTCATACCAATGTGGCCTGAGGGTGATCCAAAATCTTTAACCATGCAAGAAATTCTCTTTTGGCAggtaattttttatctaatttctgAATTGTACACACTGGAAATATTGCTACATGTTTTGAGACAAACAAGATAGATACAGATAGTTGGTACATTCTGACaacaaaaaccaacaaaaaaaaaattaaatattttttttttcttttgcaccGTTCACCTGTTTCTCTAGCCCTTAGTCTCCCCTTACATTGCCACCGATCAGTAGGCTGTATTCTTGGCAACCCGGTTCTGTCTGATTGCCATTCCCCAAGTTATTAGACTCACCTGGAGCATGTTATCCTGTATTTTGCTTCTTGGTTTTAGTCTTTGATATGAAGATGTTACATGGAAAGTACAAAAAGCATTTAATATTGATAATAACAAAAGAAGCAATGCAATTTACGTCCTagcttttgcacacttgttctTGCAGAGCCAAACAATGCAAATGATGTACAATATAGTTGCAACGGAATTGAAAGCCATGGAGCGCATGGACTTGCATCCTcgagattttctcaatttctatTGCCTAGGTAATCGGGAACATATTCCCGAGGAAATCTCGAGTGATAATGGTGTTAAGGTAATAGTCCATAGGAATTCTATTTTTCTGTTGCTCTAAATTGTCATGATTATTGGAAGTAGTTGGTCTATAATTTCTAATGGTAagaaattatttcatttctGACAACCGTTGCCTTCAGATACAACTCAAAGTAATTATGCACTCAAATATAGTGCCCTAAAATTTAAAGACTAGCTTTTTTGCTTAAATCAACCCACCAGTAAGATGAATTTTAATACTTTCATCTATGAGATAATCTAGTATCATTGAAGAATGTTGTCGTTATGTTAGTAAGGTGTAACTCCTTGTGATTGGCTCAAGTCTAAGGTTTgaacccttgggtgcaaacaatttcttggGGCCATTCTCACCTGTGAAAAGCCGATGATTTACCTTATTTTTATGATGGGGACGTGCTGCACAGATCCAGGGTTCAATTGGTTAAAAAGACATGTTGCATTTGCAGTCTCCGGGATTCCTTGccataaaaaatggaaaaagttaTAAGGATATTAGTAGTGCTTGTGAAACATCAATGTCTGTTTAAATTAAGGCCTGAAACAGAATATGAAATTCTATTCTCAGCTGAATAATGCCAGCATACATGTTCAATCTGTTGTCCTAAGGAATAGTTATCAAATAGCTTCCattgctttttttatttatttacatgtATCAATTATTGAATTCTTTTGTCTAAAAAGCACAGGAAAGAATGGACCTCTTTGGGTTTTCTGGTTGTCCAGGCCTCCAGCTCTACAAATTCCTGAGCCAATCGTGCCTAGTTGCTTAGGGTGCTGcagttattttgattttttctcgAAGAACCTTAGCCCTTTTAACGTGTTTCGGCTAGTTTTTAATGGGGCTTGCTCTGTTTTATGACTAGAAGACTAAATAATCTCATCATtatctgtttttatttatttatggtaTTTTGACAATGGAATGATCTTGTTGGTCTCTAATTTGGACTTCTCTTAGCTATAGGAATTGTGCCCTTTTCTTTATTAAATAGGATGACACTTTATCTTGCCATATATTGCAAATTGCATGTAATAAAAAATCCTATTCAAAATTGTTTGTCATGTGATTTtccattttaatgtttttcctcatatgtgttttatttaaattttgtttattttttctctctatgaTACAATGGGGGttcacataattttaaattttatgcatCCTGATATGTTGTGTTATTAACTTGTCATTGAAATACagttttgttttatatcttGCAAGAAAATCGTTTTTATTTGTCCATAATTAAACTTTTCTCAGGTCTCGGATTCACAAAAGTCCAGGAGGTTTATGATTTATGTACATGCCAAGGGAATGATTGTTGATGATGAATACGTAATAGTGGGATCTGCCAATATTAACCAGAGATCCATGGCTGGTACAAAGGACACTGAGTTGGCTATGGCTGCATATCAACCCCATCACACTTGGGCTAGAAGGAAGAAGCAGCCACACGGTCAGGTCTGTAAAGTTTTTCTTGCTTGACATTTATTAATTTCTTCCAAAGTTTTCATTTCAGCTTCTTTCTTGGGGCTTGGAGGAGGGTGTTACTAGAAATAATGAAACAGTTAAATAATGTGTTTCACATAGATGTGTTTCTTCCTTTGGGTGGCTGACAGTTGGTCAGAGTGAGGAAGAGTGATGATGGTGATTAATCTTTTCTAAGATTTGACCTGCATTTTCACATTAGGTTTTTTACTTAGGTTCTCTAACAAATAACAAGAACTCCACTGTCCCTGTATTCAGAATATGGTTTAAGACTATACACACATGCAGGTCTATGGATACAGAATATCACTGTGGTGTGAGCATCTTGCCATGAAGGATACATGCTTCGAGGAGCCAGAGAGTTTGGAATGTGTGAAGACAGTGAATGAGATTGCTTATGATAATTGGAACAGATTTTCAACTGCAGAATTCACACTATTGAAGGGCCACCTTCTCCAGTATCCTATGATTGTAGATGCTGATGGGACGGTTAGCCCCCTGCCTGGATATGAGAATTTCCCCGATGTAGGTGGACGAGTACTTGGTTCTCATTCCACTACCGTTCCTGACATCCTAACTACATAATCACCTCCCATCGTCATGTTCGTGCGTGATTGTTAAGGAATGATTCCGTGACAGGTTCGCaggatatttattatttatgttaaatTGAAAGTATCACGATTTGTGCTCTCTGTGTGCCTCCTTCACTGTCTGTCATGTTGTCCAGATGCTGAATGCCACCATGAGATggttgaaatgttgtgaatattTGCTTGATAAGGGATTCAGGATATAGGGTTTCTCGATCTTCAAATATTCTTCACGAGAGAAGTGGGCCAAATTTAACAAAAGCAAAATGATCTTGAATTGTTGACTGCTCTAAAATGGTTGAATTGCTGACTGTTCAATATGAGTAGtcgttttgttttttcttcttaatgcAAAGCCATTGATATTAGTTTGACTGAAAATACATTAGAGGTGTTTATTTTTTCCTGATCTCATtgaattatcttcattttcttccttcttgATCCTATGTAATCTTTCGAATGTGTCAAGTGTATGCATTGTAAAATGGATGAGACTCATCCTCTACACTAAACATGTCATGAATTTGGTCCACTTTTAACTGTACTACGTCAAACTGGCTCCCCAAAATCATGGACGTCAAGATATCTCATTGTTGGAGAAAAATGCCTTTTTAGGCTAATGTTTGGGCACTTAGATGAGGTGAGATTCATAGTTttctttccaaacatcactcaaacactcACTT
This genomic window from Carya illinoinensis cultivar Pawnee chromosome 7, C.illinoinensisPawnee_v1, whole genome shotgun sequence contains:
- the LOC122316968 gene encoding phospholipase D delta-like, with the protein product MAEPRSDQELMTWLHGDLDLTIIEARRLPNMDLVVQRLRRCLTVCDTIKIPEKTAKNPDGSGGDGDKIHHHRKIITSDPYVKVTVPQVTLARTRVLKNAQDPQWNERFHIPLAHQVVDLEFQVKDDDMFGAEIIGTVKIPALKIQSGELISGWFPITGASGKPPKPETALNLELKFTPSEQNPLYQHGIAGDPEHKGVRHTYFPLRKGCHVTLYQDAHMPENLLPEIELEKGKPFKQETCWEDICHAIAEAHHLIYIVGWSIYHKVKLIREPTRKMPRGGDLTLGELLKYKSEEGVRVLLLVWDDKTSHDKLFIRTPGVMATHDEETKKFFKNSSVSCVLSPRYTSSKTSIIKQKVVGTLFTHHQKCVLVDTQAQGNNRKITAFLGGIDLCNGRYDTPEHRLFRDLDTIFHDDFHNPTFAPGTKAPRQPRHDLHSRVEGPAAYDVLINFEQRWRKATRWKEFVLLKKVATHWHDDSLIKIERISWIQSPDVSALKNGTTSVPEDDPCLWLSSEDDPECWHAQILRSIDSGSVKGFPKTNDVVKARDGNLICSKNLVIDKSIQTGYIQAIRSAKHFIYIENQYFLGSSYAWPSYKNAGADNLIPMELALKIASKIRANERFAVYIVIPMWPEGDPKSLTMQEILFWQSQTMQMMYNIVATELKAMERMDLHPRDFLNFYCLGNREHIPEEISSDNGVKVSDSQKSRRFMIYVHAKGMIVDDEYVIVGSANINQRSMAGTKDTELAMAAYQPHHTWARRKKQPHGQVYGYRISLWCEHLAMKDTCFEEPESLECVKTVNEIAYDNWNRFSTAEFTLLKGHLLQYPMIVDADGTVSPLPGYENFPDVGGRVLGSHSTTVPDILTT